One genomic region from Salvia hispanica cultivar TCC Black 2014 chromosome 2, UniMelb_Shisp_WGS_1.0, whole genome shotgun sequence encodes:
- the LOC125207478 gene encoding casein kinase I-like isoform X1, producing MQPLVVNKYRLGRKIGSGAFGEIYLGTNVKTNLEVAIKLESVKREHLQLLREVKMYKLLGRGCKPINDLSGIPMVEWFGFEGGYNVLVIDLLGQSLEDLFSFCSKKLSLKTVLMLADQMITRLEFIHSRGILHQDVKPENFLMGLGRRASQVYAIDFGLAKMYRDSSHRHIPFRSRGSEHLTGTVRYASLNTHEGYEQSRRDDLESLGFALMYFLKGSLPWQGLKARTRLEKHNKIKEKKVSTSVESLCCGYPTEFASYFHHCRSLRFDEKPNYAYLRKNFRDLFNREGFQLDHVYDWTILKSQEADFARPPSHALGTAAATSSAMQPHNIGRQPGRDEDVACGLSANATGSFSRQKDATTNDKTMTKEQLSSSNLFEQVGTSRQPTVSSSRDLESSTNGNNDPPSPRMASFTRNTSNVKSFEPTLQGIADLTIGLDEKIS from the exons ATGCAGCCCCTCGTTGTGAATAAGTATCGCCTCGGTAGGAAAATCGGGAGCGGCGCCTTTGGGGAGATATATTTAG GAACTAATGTAAAGACGAATTTAGAAGTAGCTATTAAGCTt GAAAGTGTGAAGAGGGAACACCTGCAATTACTTCGCGAGGTGAAAATGTACAAGTTGCTTGGGAGAGGATGTAAACCAATTAATGATCTTT CTGGGATTCCGATGGTTGAATGGTTTGGATTCGAAGGCGGCTATAATGTGCTTGTGATTGATTTGTTGGGGCAAAGTCTTGAAGACTTGTTTAGCTTCTGTAGTAAGAAACTGTCTTTGAAGACTGTTCTCATGCTTGCGGATCAGATG ATTACTCGGCTTGAATTTATCCACTCTAGGGGTATACTGCATCAAGATGTAAAACCTGAAAATTTTCTCATGGGATTGGGGCGTCGTGCCTCTCAG GTTTATGCCATAGATTTTGGCCTTGCCAAGATGTATAGAGACTCAAGTCATCGGCACATTCCTTTTCG TTCCAGAGGAAGTGAGCACTTGACTGGGACAGTCAGATATGCAAGTTTGAATACTCATGAGGGCTATG AACAAAGTCGCAGGGATGATCTCGAATCACTTGGATTTGCTCTCATGTATTTCCTAAAAGGAAG CCTTCCTTGGCAGGGGTTGAAAGCTAGAACCAGGTTAGAGAAgcacaataaaatcaaagagaaaaaagtttctaCTTCGGTTGAG TCTCTATGCTGTGGATATCCTACTGAGTTTGCTTCTTACTTCCATCATTGTCGTTCGCTTAGATTTGATGAAAAGCCAAATTATGCCTATTTGAGGAAGAATTTCCGTGATCTTTTCAATCGTGAAG GTTTTCAGTTAGATCATGTATATGACTGGACAATTTTGAAATCTCAGGAGGCTGATTTTGCCAGACCTCCATCTCATGCTCTT GGAACTGCTGCTGCAACAAGTTCAGCGATGCAACCCCACAACATTGGCAGACAACCAG GCCGGGATGAAGATGTTGCTTGTGGCTTATCTGCCAATGCTACTGGGAGCTTTTCTAGACAGAAAGATGCAACCACAAATGACAAAACCATGACTAAAGAA CAGCTATCTAGCTCTAACCTCTTCGAGCAAGTTGGAACATCAAGACAGCCAACTGTTTCCAGCAGTCGTGATCTGGAGAGCTCTACCAATGGTAACAACGATCCTCCTTCGCCCCGGATGGCATCTTTTACAAGAAACACCTCGAACGTGAAAAGTTTTGAGCCCACGCTGCAGGGCATAGCAGATCTGACAATCGGCCTGGATGAGAAG ATTTCTTGA
- the LOC125207478 gene encoding casein kinase I-like isoform X2: MQPLVVNKYRLGRKIGSGAFGEIYLGTNVKTNLEVAIKLESVKREHLQLLREVKMYKLLGRGCKPINDLSGIPMVEWFGFEGGYNVLVIDLLGQSLEDLFSFCSKKLSLKTVLMLADQMITRLEFIHSRGILHQDVKPENFLMGLGRRASQVYAIDFGLAKMYRDSSHRHIPFRSRGSEHLTGTVRYASLNTHEGYEQSRRDDLESLGFALMYFLKGSLPWQGLKARTRLEKHNKIKEKKVSTSVESLCCGYPTEFASYFHHCRSLRFDEKPNYAYLRKNFRDLFNREGFQLDHVYDWTILKSQEADFARPPSHALGTAAATSSAMQPHNIGRQPGRDEDVACGLSANATGSFSRQKDATTNDKTMTKELSSSNLFEQVGTSRQPTVSSSRDLESSTNGNNDPPSPRMASFTRNTSNVKSFEPTLQGIADLTIGLDEKIS; the protein is encoded by the exons ATGCAGCCCCTCGTTGTGAATAAGTATCGCCTCGGTAGGAAAATCGGGAGCGGCGCCTTTGGGGAGATATATTTAG GAACTAATGTAAAGACGAATTTAGAAGTAGCTATTAAGCTt GAAAGTGTGAAGAGGGAACACCTGCAATTACTTCGCGAGGTGAAAATGTACAAGTTGCTTGGGAGAGGATGTAAACCAATTAATGATCTTT CTGGGATTCCGATGGTTGAATGGTTTGGATTCGAAGGCGGCTATAATGTGCTTGTGATTGATTTGTTGGGGCAAAGTCTTGAAGACTTGTTTAGCTTCTGTAGTAAGAAACTGTCTTTGAAGACTGTTCTCATGCTTGCGGATCAGATG ATTACTCGGCTTGAATTTATCCACTCTAGGGGTATACTGCATCAAGATGTAAAACCTGAAAATTTTCTCATGGGATTGGGGCGTCGTGCCTCTCAG GTTTATGCCATAGATTTTGGCCTTGCCAAGATGTATAGAGACTCAAGTCATCGGCACATTCCTTTTCG TTCCAGAGGAAGTGAGCACTTGACTGGGACAGTCAGATATGCAAGTTTGAATACTCATGAGGGCTATG AACAAAGTCGCAGGGATGATCTCGAATCACTTGGATTTGCTCTCATGTATTTCCTAAAAGGAAG CCTTCCTTGGCAGGGGTTGAAAGCTAGAACCAGGTTAGAGAAgcacaataaaatcaaagagaaaaaagtttctaCTTCGGTTGAG TCTCTATGCTGTGGATATCCTACTGAGTTTGCTTCTTACTTCCATCATTGTCGTTCGCTTAGATTTGATGAAAAGCCAAATTATGCCTATTTGAGGAAGAATTTCCGTGATCTTTTCAATCGTGAAG GTTTTCAGTTAGATCATGTATATGACTGGACAATTTTGAAATCTCAGGAGGCTGATTTTGCCAGACCTCCATCTCATGCTCTT GGAACTGCTGCTGCAACAAGTTCAGCGATGCAACCCCACAACATTGGCAGACAACCAG GCCGGGATGAAGATGTTGCTTGTGGCTTATCTGCCAATGCTACTGGGAGCTTTTCTAGACAGAAAGATGCAACCACAAATGACAAAACCATGACTAAAGAA CTATCTAGCTCTAACCTCTTCGAGCAAGTTGGAACATCAAGACAGCCAACTGTTTCCAGCAGTCGTGATCTGGAGAGCTCTACCAATGGTAACAACGATCCTCCTTCGCCCCGGATGGCATCTTTTACAAGAAACACCTCGAACGTGAAAAGTTTTGAGCCCACGCTGCAGGGCATAGCAGATCTGACAATCGGCCTGGATGAGAAG ATTTCTTGA
- the LOC125207478 gene encoding casein kinase I-like isoform X3, whose product MQPLVVNKYRLGRKIGSGAFGEIYLGTNVKTNLEVAIKLESVKREHLQLLREVKMYKLLGRGSGIPMVEWFGFEGGYNVLVIDLLGQSLEDLFSFCSKKLSLKTVLMLADQMITRLEFIHSRGILHQDVKPENFLMGLGRRASQVYAIDFGLAKMYRDSSHRHIPFRSRGSEHLTGTVRYASLNTHEGYEQSRRDDLESLGFALMYFLKGSLPWQGLKARTRLEKHNKIKEKKVSTSVESLCCGYPTEFASYFHHCRSLRFDEKPNYAYLRKNFRDLFNREGFQLDHVYDWTILKSQEADFARPPSHALGTAAATSSAMQPHNIGRQPGRDEDVACGLSANATGSFSRQKDATTNDKTMTKEQLSSSNLFEQVGTSRQPTVSSSRDLESSTNGNNDPPSPRMASFTRNTSNVKSFEPTLQGIADLTIGLDEKIS is encoded by the exons ATGCAGCCCCTCGTTGTGAATAAGTATCGCCTCGGTAGGAAAATCGGGAGCGGCGCCTTTGGGGAGATATATTTAG GAACTAATGTAAAGACGAATTTAGAAGTAGCTATTAAGCTt GAAAGTGTGAAGAGGGAACACCTGCAATTACTTCGCGAGGTGAAAATGTACAAGTTGCTTGGGAGAGGAT CTGGGATTCCGATGGTTGAATGGTTTGGATTCGAAGGCGGCTATAATGTGCTTGTGATTGATTTGTTGGGGCAAAGTCTTGAAGACTTGTTTAGCTTCTGTAGTAAGAAACTGTCTTTGAAGACTGTTCTCATGCTTGCGGATCAGATG ATTACTCGGCTTGAATTTATCCACTCTAGGGGTATACTGCATCAAGATGTAAAACCTGAAAATTTTCTCATGGGATTGGGGCGTCGTGCCTCTCAG GTTTATGCCATAGATTTTGGCCTTGCCAAGATGTATAGAGACTCAAGTCATCGGCACATTCCTTTTCG TTCCAGAGGAAGTGAGCACTTGACTGGGACAGTCAGATATGCAAGTTTGAATACTCATGAGGGCTATG AACAAAGTCGCAGGGATGATCTCGAATCACTTGGATTTGCTCTCATGTATTTCCTAAAAGGAAG CCTTCCTTGGCAGGGGTTGAAAGCTAGAACCAGGTTAGAGAAgcacaataaaatcaaagagaaaaaagtttctaCTTCGGTTGAG TCTCTATGCTGTGGATATCCTACTGAGTTTGCTTCTTACTTCCATCATTGTCGTTCGCTTAGATTTGATGAAAAGCCAAATTATGCCTATTTGAGGAAGAATTTCCGTGATCTTTTCAATCGTGAAG GTTTTCAGTTAGATCATGTATATGACTGGACAATTTTGAAATCTCAGGAGGCTGATTTTGCCAGACCTCCATCTCATGCTCTT GGAACTGCTGCTGCAACAAGTTCAGCGATGCAACCCCACAACATTGGCAGACAACCAG GCCGGGATGAAGATGTTGCTTGTGGCTTATCTGCCAATGCTACTGGGAGCTTTTCTAGACAGAAAGATGCAACCACAAATGACAAAACCATGACTAAAGAA CAGCTATCTAGCTCTAACCTCTTCGAGCAAGTTGGAACATCAAGACAGCCAACTGTTTCCAGCAGTCGTGATCTGGAGAGCTCTACCAATGGTAACAACGATCCTCCTTCGCCCCGGATGGCATCTTTTACAAGAAACACCTCGAACGTGAAAAGTTTTGAGCCCACGCTGCAGGGCATAGCAGATCTGACAATCGGCCTGGATGAGAAG ATTTCTTGA
- the LOC125207478 gene encoding casein kinase 1-like protein 2 isoform X4 encodes MQPLVVNKYRLGRKIGSGAFGEIYLAGIPMVEWFGFEGGYNVLVIDLLGQSLEDLFSFCSKKLSLKTVLMLADQMITRLEFIHSRGILHQDVKPENFLMGLGRRASQVYAIDFGLAKMYRDSSHRHIPFRSRGSEHLTGTVRYASLNTHEGYEQSRRDDLESLGFALMYFLKGSLPWQGLKARTRLEKHNKIKEKKVSTSVESLCCGYPTEFASYFHHCRSLRFDEKPNYAYLRKNFRDLFNREGFQLDHVYDWTILKSQEADFARPPSHALGTAAATSSAMQPHNIGRQPGRDEDVACGLSANATGSFSRQKDATTNDKTMTKEQLSSSNLFEQVGTSRQPTVSSSRDLESSTNGNNDPPSPRMASFTRNTSNVKSFEPTLQGIADLTIGLDEKIS; translated from the exons ATGCAGCCCCTCGTTGTGAATAAGTATCGCCTCGGTAGGAAAATCGGGAGCGGCGCCTTTGGGGAGATATATTTAG CTGGGATTCCGATGGTTGAATGGTTTGGATTCGAAGGCGGCTATAATGTGCTTGTGATTGATTTGTTGGGGCAAAGTCTTGAAGACTTGTTTAGCTTCTGTAGTAAGAAACTGTCTTTGAAGACTGTTCTCATGCTTGCGGATCAGATG ATTACTCGGCTTGAATTTATCCACTCTAGGGGTATACTGCATCAAGATGTAAAACCTGAAAATTTTCTCATGGGATTGGGGCGTCGTGCCTCTCAG GTTTATGCCATAGATTTTGGCCTTGCCAAGATGTATAGAGACTCAAGTCATCGGCACATTCCTTTTCG TTCCAGAGGAAGTGAGCACTTGACTGGGACAGTCAGATATGCAAGTTTGAATACTCATGAGGGCTATG AACAAAGTCGCAGGGATGATCTCGAATCACTTGGATTTGCTCTCATGTATTTCCTAAAAGGAAG CCTTCCTTGGCAGGGGTTGAAAGCTAGAACCAGGTTAGAGAAgcacaataaaatcaaagagaaaaaagtttctaCTTCGGTTGAG TCTCTATGCTGTGGATATCCTACTGAGTTTGCTTCTTACTTCCATCATTGTCGTTCGCTTAGATTTGATGAAAAGCCAAATTATGCCTATTTGAGGAAGAATTTCCGTGATCTTTTCAATCGTGAAG GTTTTCAGTTAGATCATGTATATGACTGGACAATTTTGAAATCTCAGGAGGCTGATTTTGCCAGACCTCCATCTCATGCTCTT GGAACTGCTGCTGCAACAAGTTCAGCGATGCAACCCCACAACATTGGCAGACAACCAG GCCGGGATGAAGATGTTGCTTGTGGCTTATCTGCCAATGCTACTGGGAGCTTTTCTAGACAGAAAGATGCAACCACAAATGACAAAACCATGACTAAAGAA CAGCTATCTAGCTCTAACCTCTTCGAGCAAGTTGGAACATCAAGACAGCCAACTGTTTCCAGCAGTCGTGATCTGGAGAGCTCTACCAATGGTAACAACGATCCTCCTTCGCCCCGGATGGCATCTTTTACAAGAAACACCTCGAACGTGAAAAGTTTTGAGCCCACGCTGCAGGGCATAGCAGATCTGACAATCGGCCTGGATGAGAAG ATTTCTTGA
- the LOC125207478 gene encoding casein kinase 1-like protein 2 isoform X5 translates to MYKLLGRGCKPINDLSGIPMVEWFGFEGGYNVLVIDLLGQSLEDLFSFCSKKLSLKTVLMLADQMITRLEFIHSRGILHQDVKPENFLMGLGRRASQVYAIDFGLAKMYRDSSHRHIPFRSRGSEHLTGTVRYASLNTHEGYEQSRRDDLESLGFALMYFLKGSLPWQGLKARTRLEKHNKIKEKKVSTSVESLCCGYPTEFASYFHHCRSLRFDEKPNYAYLRKNFRDLFNREGFQLDHVYDWTILKSQEADFARPPSHALGTAAATSSAMQPHNIGRQPGRDEDVACGLSANATGSFSRQKDATTNDKTMTKEQLSSSNLFEQVGTSRQPTVSSSRDLESSTNGNNDPPSPRMASFTRNTSNVKSFEPTLQGIADLTIGLDEKIS, encoded by the exons ATGTACAAGTTGCTTGGGAGAGGATGTAAACCAATTAATGATCTTT CTGGGATTCCGATGGTTGAATGGTTTGGATTCGAAGGCGGCTATAATGTGCTTGTGATTGATTTGTTGGGGCAAAGTCTTGAAGACTTGTTTAGCTTCTGTAGTAAGAAACTGTCTTTGAAGACTGTTCTCATGCTTGCGGATCAGATG ATTACTCGGCTTGAATTTATCCACTCTAGGGGTATACTGCATCAAGATGTAAAACCTGAAAATTTTCTCATGGGATTGGGGCGTCGTGCCTCTCAG GTTTATGCCATAGATTTTGGCCTTGCCAAGATGTATAGAGACTCAAGTCATCGGCACATTCCTTTTCG TTCCAGAGGAAGTGAGCACTTGACTGGGACAGTCAGATATGCAAGTTTGAATACTCATGAGGGCTATG AACAAAGTCGCAGGGATGATCTCGAATCACTTGGATTTGCTCTCATGTATTTCCTAAAAGGAAG CCTTCCTTGGCAGGGGTTGAAAGCTAGAACCAGGTTAGAGAAgcacaataaaatcaaagagaaaaaagtttctaCTTCGGTTGAG TCTCTATGCTGTGGATATCCTACTGAGTTTGCTTCTTACTTCCATCATTGTCGTTCGCTTAGATTTGATGAAAAGCCAAATTATGCCTATTTGAGGAAGAATTTCCGTGATCTTTTCAATCGTGAAG GTTTTCAGTTAGATCATGTATATGACTGGACAATTTTGAAATCTCAGGAGGCTGATTTTGCCAGACCTCCATCTCATGCTCTT GGAACTGCTGCTGCAACAAGTTCAGCGATGCAACCCCACAACATTGGCAGACAACCAG GCCGGGATGAAGATGTTGCTTGTGGCTTATCTGCCAATGCTACTGGGAGCTTTTCTAGACAGAAAGATGCAACCACAAATGACAAAACCATGACTAAAGAA CAGCTATCTAGCTCTAACCTCTTCGAGCAAGTTGGAACATCAAGACAGCCAACTGTTTCCAGCAGTCGTGATCTGGAGAGCTCTACCAATGGTAACAACGATCCTCCTTCGCCCCGGATGGCATCTTTTACAAGAAACACCTCGAACGTGAAAAGTTTTGAGCCCACGCTGCAGGGCATAGCAGATCTGACAATCGGCCTGGATGAGAAG ATTTCTTGA
- the LOC125207478 gene encoding casein kinase 1-like protein 2 isoform X6 — MYKLLGRGSGIPMVEWFGFEGGYNVLVIDLLGQSLEDLFSFCSKKLSLKTVLMLADQMITRLEFIHSRGILHQDVKPENFLMGLGRRASQVYAIDFGLAKMYRDSSHRHIPFRSRGSEHLTGTVRYASLNTHEGYEQSRRDDLESLGFALMYFLKGSLPWQGLKARTRLEKHNKIKEKKVSTSVESLCCGYPTEFASYFHHCRSLRFDEKPNYAYLRKNFRDLFNREGFQLDHVYDWTILKSQEADFARPPSHALGTAAATSSAMQPHNIGRQPGRDEDVACGLSANATGSFSRQKDATTNDKTMTKEQLSSSNLFEQVGTSRQPTVSSSRDLESSTNGNNDPPSPRMASFTRNTSNVKSFEPTLQGIADLTIGLDEKIS; from the exons ATGTACAAGTTGCTTGGGAGAGGAT CTGGGATTCCGATGGTTGAATGGTTTGGATTCGAAGGCGGCTATAATGTGCTTGTGATTGATTTGTTGGGGCAAAGTCTTGAAGACTTGTTTAGCTTCTGTAGTAAGAAACTGTCTTTGAAGACTGTTCTCATGCTTGCGGATCAGATG ATTACTCGGCTTGAATTTATCCACTCTAGGGGTATACTGCATCAAGATGTAAAACCTGAAAATTTTCTCATGGGATTGGGGCGTCGTGCCTCTCAG GTTTATGCCATAGATTTTGGCCTTGCCAAGATGTATAGAGACTCAAGTCATCGGCACATTCCTTTTCG TTCCAGAGGAAGTGAGCACTTGACTGGGACAGTCAGATATGCAAGTTTGAATACTCATGAGGGCTATG AACAAAGTCGCAGGGATGATCTCGAATCACTTGGATTTGCTCTCATGTATTTCCTAAAAGGAAG CCTTCCTTGGCAGGGGTTGAAAGCTAGAACCAGGTTAGAGAAgcacaataaaatcaaagagaaaaaagtttctaCTTCGGTTGAG TCTCTATGCTGTGGATATCCTACTGAGTTTGCTTCTTACTTCCATCATTGTCGTTCGCTTAGATTTGATGAAAAGCCAAATTATGCCTATTTGAGGAAGAATTTCCGTGATCTTTTCAATCGTGAAG GTTTTCAGTTAGATCATGTATATGACTGGACAATTTTGAAATCTCAGGAGGCTGATTTTGCCAGACCTCCATCTCATGCTCTT GGAACTGCTGCTGCAACAAGTTCAGCGATGCAACCCCACAACATTGGCAGACAACCAG GCCGGGATGAAGATGTTGCTTGTGGCTTATCTGCCAATGCTACTGGGAGCTTTTCTAGACAGAAAGATGCAACCACAAATGACAAAACCATGACTAAAGAA CAGCTATCTAGCTCTAACCTCTTCGAGCAAGTTGGAACATCAAGACAGCCAACTGTTTCCAGCAGTCGTGATCTGGAGAGCTCTACCAATGGTAACAACGATCCTCCTTCGCCCCGGATGGCATCTTTTACAAGAAACACCTCGAACGTGAAAAGTTTTGAGCCCACGCTGCAGGGCATAGCAGATCTGACAATCGGCCTGGATGAGAAG ATTTCTTGA
- the LOC125207481 gene encoding eukaryotic initiation factor 4A-10-like isoform X2, with protein sequence MAGLAPEGSQFDGRQFDAKMNELLQVDGGDEFFTSYDEVYDSFDAMNLQENLLRGIYAYGFEKPSAIQQRGIVPFCKGLDVIQQAQSGTGKTATFCSGILQQLDYGVVQCQALVLAPTRELAQQIEKVMRALGDYLGVKVHACVGGTSVREDQRILSAGVHVVVGTPGRVFDMLRRQSLRAEYIKMFVLDEADEMLSRGFKDQIYDIFQLLPSKVQVGVFSATMPPEALEITRKFMNKPVRILVKRDELTLEGIKQFYVNVDKEDWKLETLCDLYETLAITQSVIFVNTRRKVDWLTDKMRSRDHTVSATHGDMDQNTRDIIMREFRSGSSRVLITTDLLARGIDVQQVSLVINYDLPTQPENYLHRIGRSGRFGRKGVAINFMTNEDDKMLNDIQKFYNVVIEELPANVADLL encoded by the exons ATGGCAGGTTTGGCACCCGAAGGATCTCAGTTTGATGGCCGTCAGTTTGATGCCAAGATGAATGAATT GCTTCAAGTTGATGGTGGTGATGAATTCTTCACTTCTTATGATGAGGTTTATGACAGTTTTGATGCTATGAATCTTCAAGAGAATCTTCTGAGAGGAATTTATGCCTATG GTTTTGAGAAGCCTTCTGCCATCCAGCAAAGGGGCATTGTTCCCTTCTGCAAGGGTCTTGATGTTATCCAGCAGGCTCAGTCTGGTACTGGAAAAACTGCTACCTTCTGTTCTGGAATCCTGCAGCAGCTTGATTACGGTGTGGTGCAATGCCAGGCCTTGGTTTTGGCCCCTACCAGAGAACTTGCTCAACAGATCGAAAAGGTTATGCGTGCACTTGGTGACTACCTTGGTGTCAAAGTTCATGCTTGTGTGGGTGGAACCAGTGTTCGTGAGGATCAGAGGATCCTTTCAGCTGGGGTTCATGTTGTTGTTGGAACTCCTGGGCGTGTGTTTGATATGCTGCGAAGGCAGTCACTCCGTGCCGAATATATCAAGATGTTTGTTTTGGATGAGGCTGATGAAATGCTTTCTCGTGGTTTCAAGGATCAG ATCTACGACATCTTCCAGTTGCTGCCATCCAAGGTTCAGGTTGGGGTTTTCTCGGCTACAATGCCTCCTGAAGCCCTTGAAATCACCAGGAAGTTCATGAACAAGCCAGTGAGGATTTTGGTGAAGAGGGATGAGCTAACCCTTGAGGGTATCAAGCAGTTCTATGTGAATGTCGACAAGGAAGATTGGAAGCTCGAGACACTCTGTGATCTCTACGAGACTCTGGCCATCACCCAGAGTGTCATCTTTGTCAACACCAGAAGGAAGGTCGACTGGCTGACAGACAAGATGAGGAGCCGCGACCACACTGTCTCAGCCACCCACGGAGACATGGACCAGAACACCAGAGACATCATTATGCGCGAGTTCCGCTCAGGCTCTTCCCGTGTCCTCATCACCACTGACCTCCTGGCTCGTGGTATTGATGTGCAGCAAGTGTCCCTCGTCATAAACTATGACCTCCCAACCCAGCCCGAGAACTACCTGCATCGCATTGGTAGAAGTGGAAGGTTCGGGAGGAAGGGTGTTGCCATCAACTTCATGACAAATGAAGACGACAAGATGCTGAATGACATCCAGAAGTTCTACAACGTCGTCATTGAGGAACTCCCGGCTAATGTTGCCGATCTTCTTTGA
- the LOC125207481 gene encoding eukaryotic initiation factor 4A-10-like isoform X1, with translation MLFTVMAGLAPEGSQFDGRQFDAKMNELLQVDGGDEFFTSYDEVYDSFDAMNLQENLLRGIYAYGFEKPSAIQQRGIVPFCKGLDVIQQAQSGTGKTATFCSGILQQLDYGVVQCQALVLAPTRELAQQIEKVMRALGDYLGVKVHACVGGTSVREDQRILSAGVHVVVGTPGRVFDMLRRQSLRAEYIKMFVLDEADEMLSRGFKDQIYDIFQLLPSKVQVGVFSATMPPEALEITRKFMNKPVRILVKRDELTLEGIKQFYVNVDKEDWKLETLCDLYETLAITQSVIFVNTRRKVDWLTDKMRSRDHTVSATHGDMDQNTRDIIMREFRSGSSRVLITTDLLARGIDVQQVSLVINYDLPTQPENYLHRIGRSGRFGRKGVAINFMTNEDDKMLNDIQKFYNVVIEELPANVADLL, from the exons ATGTTATTTACAGTCATGGCAGGTTTGGCACCCGAAGGATCTCAGTTTGATGGCCGTCAGTTTGATGCCAAGATGAATGAATT GCTTCAAGTTGATGGTGGTGATGAATTCTTCACTTCTTATGATGAGGTTTATGACAGTTTTGATGCTATGAATCTTCAAGAGAATCTTCTGAGAGGAATTTATGCCTATG GTTTTGAGAAGCCTTCTGCCATCCAGCAAAGGGGCATTGTTCCCTTCTGCAAGGGTCTTGATGTTATCCAGCAGGCTCAGTCTGGTACTGGAAAAACTGCTACCTTCTGTTCTGGAATCCTGCAGCAGCTTGATTACGGTGTGGTGCAATGCCAGGCCTTGGTTTTGGCCCCTACCAGAGAACTTGCTCAACAGATCGAAAAGGTTATGCGTGCACTTGGTGACTACCTTGGTGTCAAAGTTCATGCTTGTGTGGGTGGAACCAGTGTTCGTGAGGATCAGAGGATCCTTTCAGCTGGGGTTCATGTTGTTGTTGGAACTCCTGGGCGTGTGTTTGATATGCTGCGAAGGCAGTCACTCCGTGCCGAATATATCAAGATGTTTGTTTTGGATGAGGCTGATGAAATGCTTTCTCGTGGTTTCAAGGATCAG ATCTACGACATCTTCCAGTTGCTGCCATCCAAGGTTCAGGTTGGGGTTTTCTCGGCTACAATGCCTCCTGAAGCCCTTGAAATCACCAGGAAGTTCATGAACAAGCCAGTGAGGATTTTGGTGAAGAGGGATGAGCTAACCCTTGAGGGTATCAAGCAGTTCTATGTGAATGTCGACAAGGAAGATTGGAAGCTCGAGACACTCTGTGATCTCTACGAGACTCTGGCCATCACCCAGAGTGTCATCTTTGTCAACACCAGAAGGAAGGTCGACTGGCTGACAGACAAGATGAGGAGCCGCGACCACACTGTCTCAGCCACCCACGGAGACATGGACCAGAACACCAGAGACATCATTATGCGCGAGTTCCGCTCAGGCTCTTCCCGTGTCCTCATCACCACTGACCTCCTGGCTCGTGGTATTGATGTGCAGCAAGTGTCCCTCGTCATAAACTATGACCTCCCAACCCAGCCCGAGAACTACCTGCATCGCATTGGTAGAAGTGGAAGGTTCGGGAGGAAGGGTGTTGCCATCAACTTCATGACAAATGAAGACGACAAGATGCTGAATGACATCCAGAAGTTCTACAACGTCGTCATTGAGGAACTCCCGGCTAATGTTGCCGATCTTCTTTGA